ACTCTACCTCCTAAACTTGGAGCTTGGAAGAAATAAGCCTTTCGAAGTTCGGCACTTCAGGTTTCCACCTTAACGGGCCGCCCCAAGAATATCCCCCAAATCCCAGGCCAGATAGCCTTTCTTCCTGAGCTTTTCCTTTCCCTCCACGCTCCTGGCTATGATACCCAGCCTGACGTTCCCGGCGGAGCGAACCTTTTCGGCCTTCGCCTCAAGCTTCCGGAGAACCCTTAGAGCGTCCCCCTCGCTCAAATCCCTCCACTTGACTTCTATGAGAGCAGCTCCACTCTTTCCGAGGGCAACGATGTCTATCTCCTCTCCCCTGTACCACCACCTGCCGAGGCTCTTGAACTCTATTGGCCGGAAGAGCGTTAGGAACTCCCTCGCCAGCTCCTCGAAGCGGGTGGAATAGACCTTGTAAAGGTTATCAAACCTCGCTGTCCTGGAGCTTATCTCGGCCATCTGAGGGTAAGTCAGGGTAAACCACGTGAGGAGCATCGGGTCTTTGATGCGGTAGAGGCTCACCTTCCTGCTCCCAAGGACAGGACTTTCCCGCTCAACGAAGCCCAGCTTCATCAGCGTTTCAACGTAGGGGTAAACGCTCCTCGCGGGTAGGCCAACGAAGTTAGCTATCCTCTCAAGCCTCCTGTTGCCCTCGGCTATCGCCCTCAGTATCGAGAAGTACGTCTTCAGCTCCCTCAGCTCCTCACCAAGGAGGACGTATGTCTCGTCGTAGAAAAA
This window of the Thermococcus siculi genome carries:
- a CDS encoding ATP-binding protein, which gives rise to MQFIDREREMRILQNEWGNRPSFVVLYGRRRVGKTRLLREFSKGKRTFFFTFPEAVKEVQMREFREAMADFLSDDFVRKLKTDDWLDLLRYLAEKADDCLIVLDEFTYAIRSDRKILSDLQRVWDNILSEKSVMLVLSGSLLGMMWDDVLSYASPLYGRRTRSMNLRPFDYPNALEFFSNKEFGIRAYMLVGGIPSYLRLASRYDSIEEFLREEFLSDYGFFYDETYVLLGEELRELKTYFSILRAIAEGNRRLERIANFVGLPARSVYPYVETLMKLGFVERESPVLGSRKVSLYRIKDPMLLTWFTLTYPQMAEISSRTARFDNLYKVYSTRFEELAREFLTLFRPIEFKSLGRWWYRGEEIDIVALGKSGAALIEVKWRDLSEGDALRVLRKLEAKAEKVRSAGNVRLGIIARSVEGKEKLRKKGYLAWDLGDILGAAR